The region CTGGCGGCGGCGCCATCTTCACCATCGAACTACAGATTGCAACGCAGGAGGAAAAACATGTTTGACGGCTTGAAGGTCTTGCTGGTCGAGGACGACCCCACCGTACGCGAAGGCAGCGAGCAGGCACTGCAGCTGGCCGGCCTGGACGTGCTGGCGTTTCACTCGGCCGAGCTGGCCTATAAACTGCTGACGCCGGATTTTCCCGGCATCGTCGTCAGCGACGTGCGCCTGCCCGGCATGAGCGGCCTGGAATTGCTGCAAGCGGTCAAGACGCTCGATGCCAACCTGCCCGTGATCCTCGTCACGGGCCACGGCGACATCACGATGGCCGTGCACGCCATGCGCACGGGCGCCTATGACTTCATCGAAAAGCCGTATTCTTCCGAGCAACTGGTCGACGTCATCCTGCGCGCGCTGGAAACGCGGCGCCTGACCCTGGAAGTGCACAGCCTGCGCCGCCAGCTCGAAGACGGCGGCGGCATCGAATCGCGCCTGCTGGGCAATTCCGTGGCGATGCGCGACATACGGCGTTTGATACTCGACGTTGCCGACGAACCGGCCGACGTGCTGATCTACGGCGACACGGGCACGGGCAAGGAAATGGTGGCGCGCTGCCTGCACGACTTCAGCCACCGCCGCAAGCACAACTTCGTCGCCGTCAACTGCGGCGCGATTCCCGAAAGCATATTCGAAAGCGAAGTCTTCGGCCACGAACCGGGGGCGTTTACGGGCGCTGCCAAGCGGCAGGTGGGCAAGATCGAGCACGCGGATCAGGGCACTTTTTTCCTCGACGAAATCGAATCGCTGCCCCTGTCCTTGCAAGTCAAATTGCTGCGCGTGCTGCAGGAACGCTATATCGAGCGCCTGGGCTCGAACGTGCCCACGCCCGTCGACGTGCGCGTCATCGCGGCGGCCAAGCTGGACCTGGAAGACTTGTCGCAGCAACAGAAATTCCGCAGCGACCTGTACTACCGCCTGAACCTGATCGTGCTGCATTTGCCGCCGCTGCGCGAACGGCGCGAGGATATTCCCATTCTGTTCGAACACTTCGTGCTGGCCGCCGCCGCCCGCTACAACCGTGCCGCGCCCGTGGTCTCCAGCGCGCAGATGCGCAACCTGATGGCCCATTCCTGGCCCGGCAATGTGCGCGAATTGCGCAACATCGCCGACCGCTTCGTGCTGGGCATCGCCGGCGGCGCCTCGAGCCTGCTGGCGGCCGGACTGGCCAGCCCCCTGTCGCTGGCGGAACAGGTCAATGGCTTCGAACGCGCGCTGATCGAGCAGGAACTGCGTGCATATTCCGGCAACGTCAGCGAAGTGAGCGCGGTGCTCGGTTTGCCGAAACAGACCTTGTATCACAAGATGCAGAAGTACAACCTGGTGGCCGAAGAGTTCCGCTAATCAACCAACCCGGCCCGTGCGCAAGGGCGTGACCCAGTCGGGCCGCCCGTTCGCCAGCGCCAGCCGGGCCGCTTTTTCCCAGTCATATTCCACGGCGTGCAGCTGCGCCGTCCAGGCGCCATCGCTTCCCTGTTCGGCGATGGCATAGCGCGCATGCGGCGTGCCGTTTTCCATCAGGTGCGGATAACCATGGTCGTCGTCGTAGGCCTGCAAGCCCACGCTGCCCGGATTGACGATCAACCGCCCATCGGCCAGACGCACCTGGCGCGGCATGTGCGTGTGGCCGCACAGGATCAGCGCGGCGTCCGTCTCGCCGGCCCGTTCGGCCACCTCTTGCGGCGTGGCGGCACGGCTGCCTTGCGGCGTGACGCTGTCGAGAAAATACACGAGGTCGCTGCTGGGCGTGCCATGCACGAGCAGCACGTCATGCCGCAGGCGCAAGGTGGCGGGCAGCGCCGCGATCCAGGCTAGTTGCTCCGGCAGCAGTTGCGCGCGCGCATAGGCATCCGAGACGCCCATGCGGGCCGGGTCGCCCAGCAGTTGGCGCTCGTGGTTGCCGCGGATGGTGGGCAGGCCGAGCGCCATCAGGCGCGTTGCCGTGGCGCGCGGTTGCAGATGGCCCGAGACGATATCGCCGAGGTTGACGGTCAGGTCCACGCCACGCCGGGCGATGTCGGCCAGCACGGCGTCCAGCGCGTCCAGGTTGCCGTGGATATCGGATATGGCGGCGATTCTCATGCGGTGTCTCCTCCTCTTGCGCACCATTTTGCCCGCGTTCCCCATCGCAGGCAATGTCGGCATGTACCAGCCGTTACACGCGGTAGGACAAATCCGACGGTAATTTGCGCCGTGCGGCTACGTGATTGAAATGTAACAGTTGCTACCATTTCCTCATCGCACTGTTGCCCAGCGAGGGCCGCCCAAGCGTCGCGACAGTTTTCACTT is a window of Janthinobacterium rivuli DNA encoding:
- a CDS encoding sigma-54-dependent transcriptional regulator; translation: MFDGLKVLLVEDDPTVREGSEQALQLAGLDVLAFHSAELAYKLLTPDFPGIVVSDVRLPGMSGLELLQAVKTLDANLPVILVTGHGDITMAVHAMRTGAYDFIEKPYSSEQLVDVILRALETRRLTLEVHSLRRQLEDGGGIESRLLGNSVAMRDIRRLILDVADEPADVLIYGDTGTGKEMVARCLHDFSHRRKHNFVAVNCGAIPESIFESEVFGHEPGAFTGAAKRQVGKIEHADQGTFFLDEIESLPLSLQVKLLRVLQERYIERLGSNVPTPVDVRVIAAAKLDLEDLSQQQKFRSDLYYRLNLIVLHLPPLRERREDIPILFEHFVLAAAARYNRAAPVVSSAQMRNLMAHSWPGNVRELRNIADRFVLGIAGGASSLLAAGLASPLSLAEQVNGFERALIEQELRAYSGNVSEVSAVLGLPKQTLYHKMQKYNLVAEEFR
- a CDS encoding metallophosphoesterase family protein produces the protein MRIAAISDIHGNLDALDAVLADIARRGVDLTVNLGDIVSGHLQPRATATRLMALGLPTIRGNHERQLLGDPARMGVSDAYARAQLLPEQLAWIAALPATLRLRHDVLLVHGTPSSDLVYFLDSVTPQGSRAATPQEVAERAGETDAALILCGHTHMPRQVRLADGRLIVNPGSVGLQAYDDDHGYPHLMENGTPHARYAIAEQGSDGAWTAQLHAVEYDWEKAARLALANGRPDWVTPLRTGRVG